One part of the Armatimonadota bacterium genome encodes these proteins:
- a CDS encoding CPBP family intramembrane metalloprotease: MQRPPAQFDLPPSFDLGEPPLPRMKWAWWVLAVALIMLVFLELSANDKKGPAVPPNTARDESISMKLSAKALQMKTGQDNKDMKLFDEEVDQLLDASKTDPNAQKLRIVLRNEDHEKPFSDDLKNLANSKDENNRAFARLFADPPPSKDESSELLKKLDTKNIAEKIAMVEVKERLGDKEIREKTFDPTLAMRMGSVVFIGLVGAIMGMIAWAIYFSKRQAGLLRPRGLPMADIDWGRADRLAFVALVLLLTFVLGGSTLAYLLTGTRAPIDLISFVPVYIAIFICLRVPIFGWRIMPEKLGVSLKGLQENLLWALTAFLGNIPIIAAVMMLASILAPYLPGGPHPIGKELTDNPSVSNILMLAVAASILAPIWEEIMFRGLLFPAFTKLLGNPIRAALLSSFIFASIHPQGVLGILPLMSIALMLCAVSYQTKSLVANMILHGLHNLAALGLALLLGPLLG; the protein is encoded by the coding sequence ATGCAACGCCCGCCCGCCCAATTCGACCTGCCCCCATCCTTCGATTTGGGCGAGCCGCCGCTTCCCCGCATGAAATGGGCGTGGTGGGTGCTGGCCGTGGCACTGATCATGCTCGTGTTTTTGGAGCTATCGGCGAACGATAAGAAGGGACCGGCGGTGCCACCCAACACGGCGCGCGATGAATCTATCTCGATGAAGCTGTCGGCCAAAGCCCTGCAGATGAAGACCGGGCAGGACAATAAGGACATGAAGCTGTTCGATGAGGAAGTCGACCAGCTTTTGGACGCCTCGAAGACCGATCCGAACGCCCAGAAACTGCGCATCGTGCTCCGCAACGAGGACCACGAAAAGCCGTTTTCGGACGACCTTAAGAACCTGGCGAACTCAAAGGACGAGAATAATCGGGCGTTTGCGAGGCTATTTGCCGACCCGCCGCCCAGCAAGGACGAGTCGAGCGAACTGCTGAAGAAGCTGGACACCAAGAACATCGCCGAGAAGATCGCGATGGTCGAGGTGAAGGAGCGGCTGGGTGATAAGGAAATTCGTGAGAAGACCTTCGATCCAACGCTCGCGATGCGGATGGGCTCGGTGGTGTTTATCGGCCTAGTTGGCGCAATCATGGGCATGATCGCTTGGGCCATTTACTTCTCCAAGCGGCAGGCCGGTCTCCTCCGGCCGAGGGGGCTTCCGATGGCCGACATCGACTGGGGTCGAGCCGACCGCCTCGCGTTCGTCGCATTGGTCCTTCTGCTGACCTTCGTCCTTGGCGGAAGCACGCTCGCCTACCTCCTGACGGGGACCCGAGCGCCAATCGATTTGATAAGCTTTGTACCGGTTTACATTGCGATATTCATCTGTCTGCGTGTGCCGATTTTCGGCTGGCGGATCATGCCCGAAAAACTGGGGGTCTCGCTGAAGGGTCTCCAGGAAAACCTTCTCTGGGCCTTGACGGCATTCCTCGGAAACATTCCCATCATCGCTGCGGTCATGATGCTCGCTTCGATCCTGGCTCCGTACCTACCCGGCGGCCCGCACCCGATCGGCAAGGAACTGACCGACAATCCGAGTGTCAGCAATATCCTCATGCTGGCAGTTGCCGCGAGCATTCTTGCGCCGATTTGGGAGGAGATCATGTTCCGCGGGCTCCTGTTCCCGGCTTTCACCAAGTTGCTTGGCAACCCGATTCGGGCCGCACTGCTGTCCAGCTTTATCTTTGCATCGATCCACCCGCAGGGTGTTTTGGGCATTCTCCCGCTGATGAGCATCGCGCTGATGCTGTGTGCGGTTAGCTACCAAACCAAATCGCTGGTCGCGAACATGATTCTGCACGGCCTTCACAACTTGGCCGCCCTGGGGCTCGCCCTGTTACTTGGTCCGCTCCTTGGTTGA
- a CDS encoding two pore domain potassium channel family protein — protein sequence MALNTLWDGFETIVMTRSVSRSWRLSKLFYYFARKTYYRTAAKVKNERWRHAMLMVYAPLSVIILFVLWGGFLILGFAMINYGFALPHNNGPLGPFEAWYYSGVTFLTLGYGDIAPTGPVGRMMAVAEAATGLVFLASVITYLPVMYGVVQKREYPIVLLDTKAGSEPTGFELLRRHASAGAMSALPALLEKYEQWGAEMLEAYLSYPIIAYYRSQHDAQNWVKTATAIMDACTLIDACYQSEEDDAKVLRFQAKATFAMLRHVIVDLAYVIKMPPTDDCSHRLNEDDFEYMVAELRDLGLPIAGAYESLCDARWMYEPYCVALGRGLLMDLPLWVNRQAEPDNWEVAAWDGARHNPRGAMSTKERTK from the coding sequence GTGGCGCTCAACACCCTTTGGGATGGCTTTGAGACCATCGTGATGACACGGAGCGTCAGCCGGAGTTGGCGGCTGAGCAAGCTGTTCTATTACTTCGCCCGCAAGACCTACTATCGGACCGCCGCCAAGGTGAAAAACGAGCGGTGGCGACACGCCATGCTGATGGTGTACGCGCCGCTCTCGGTCATCATCCTCTTCGTCCTGTGGGGAGGCTTCCTCATCCTCGGCTTCGCGATGATCAACTACGGCTTCGCTCTGCCGCACAACAACGGCCCGCTGGGGCCGTTCGAGGCTTGGTACTACAGCGGCGTCACCTTCCTCACGCTCGGCTATGGCGACATCGCGCCAACCGGTCCGGTCGGTCGCATGATGGCGGTGGCCGAAGCCGCTACTGGCCTCGTCTTCCTCGCCAGCGTCATCACCTATCTGCCTGTTATGTATGGCGTCGTGCAGAAGCGCGAGTACCCGATTGTTCTGCTGGACACCAAAGCAGGCTCCGAGCCGACCGGCTTTGAGCTTCTAAGGCGGCATGCCTCGGCGGGAGCGATGAGCGCCCTGCCGGCGTTGCTCGAGAAGTACGAGCAATGGGGGGCCGAGATGCTGGAGGCGTACCTTTCGTACCCAATCATTGCCTACTACCGCAGTCAGCACGACGCTCAGAACTGGGTGAAAACAGCCACGGCGATCATGGACGCCTGCACCCTGATCGACGCCTGCTACCAGTCCGAAGAGGACGATGCGAAGGTACTCCGTTTTCAGGCCAAAGCCACCTTCGCTATGCTTCGCCATGTCATCGTGGACCTTGCCTACGTCATCAAAATGCCGCCGACGGACGACTGCTCGCATCGCCTGAACGAAGACGATTTTGAGTACATGGTGGCCGAACTGCGCGACCTCGGACTGCCGATAGCCGGCGCATACGAATCGCTGTGCGACGCGCGCTGGATGTACGAGCCCTATTGCGTGGCCCTGGGTCGCGGACTCCTGATGGACTTGCCGTTGTGGGTCAATCGCCAGGCCGAGCCGGACAACTGGGAAGTGGCGGCGTGGGACGGCGCGCGGCACAACCCGCGCGGCGCGATGTCAACCAAGGAGCGGACCAAGTAA
- the ruvB gene encoding Holliday junction branch migration DNA helicase RuvB has product MRNDALDPNQLPGDGDELSLRPRFLREFIGQDQLKENLRVFIEAARQREEPMDHLLLYGPPGLGKTTLAHIVANEMGAPIHVTSGPAIERSGDLVGILTNLEEGAILFIDEIHRLSRTVEEYLYPAMEDRKVDIMIGQGPAARSVRMEVPAFTVVGATTRQGLLTGPLRDRFGIISHFRYYEEGALFEIVRRSANILGYNIASDGAEEIARRSRGTPRIANRLLRRVRDFAQVENHSEIHKPIVEKAARALEIDHLGLDRVDRTLLRMIIERHKGGPVGIDTIAASTGEDSQTIEDVYEPYLLQIGLLQRTPRGRCVTDFAYKHLEMTPPDQGGSLFSS; this is encoded by the coding sequence ATGCGAAACGACGCGCTAGACCCCAACCAGCTTCCCGGCGACGGGGACGAGCTGTCGCTTCGTCCGCGGTTTCTGCGCGAGTTCATCGGCCAAGACCAACTGAAGGAGAACCTGCGCGTGTTCATCGAGGCGGCCCGCCAGCGCGAGGAGCCGATGGACCATCTGCTTCTGTACGGCCCGCCAGGCCTGGGCAAAACCACCCTCGCCCACATCGTGGCCAACGAGATGGGAGCGCCGATCCACGTCACCAGTGGCCCCGCCATCGAGCGATCCGGCGACCTCGTCGGCATCCTCACCAACCTGGAAGAAGGCGCGATCCTTTTCATCGACGAAATCCATCGTCTCAGCCGCACCGTTGAGGAGTACCTGTATCCCGCGATGGAGGATCGAAAGGTCGACATCATGATCGGCCAGGGCCCAGCCGCCCGATCCGTCCGCATGGAGGTTCCGGCCTTCACCGTCGTCGGCGCGACCACCCGCCAGGGCCTGCTGACGGGCCCCTTGCGCGACCGCTTCGGCATCATCAGCCACTTCCGCTACTACGAAGAAGGGGCGCTTTTCGAAATCGTACGCCGCTCTGCCAACATCCTCGGCTACAACATCGCCTCGGACGGCGCCGAGGAGATCGCCCGTCGGAGCCGTGGCACGCCCCGAATCGCCAACCGACTCCTGCGTCGCGTGCGCGATTTTGCCCAAGTGGAGAACCACAGCGAGATCCACAAGCCGATCGTGGAGAAGGCGGCCCGCGCGTTGGAGATCGACCATCTCGGCCTCGACCGCGTCGATCGAACCCTTCTACGGATGATCATCGAACGCCACAAGGGCGGACCGGTCGGCATCGACACCATCGCCGCCAGCACCGGTGAAGACAGCCAAACCATCGAGGACGTGTACGAGCCGTACCTCCTGCAAATCGGCTTGCTTCAACGAACGCCGCGCGGTCGATGTGTAACAGATTTTGCCTATAAACATCTTGAAATGACACCTCCCGACCAAGGAGGAAGTCTATTTTCGTCGTAG